A DNA window from Aythya fuligula isolate bAytFul2 chromosome 4, bAytFul2.pri, whole genome shotgun sequence contains the following coding sequences:
- the DRD5 gene encoding D(1B) dopamine receptor: MLRGGRSPLQPAAGSPGGVRVSSGAPGAAQVAAGSLLALLILWTLFGNVLVCAAIVRYRHLRSKVTNIFIVSLAVSDLLVALLVMPWKAVAEVAGYWPFGAFCNVWVAFDIMCSTASILNLCVISVDRYWAISSPFRYERKMTQRLALLMIGVAWALSVLISFIPVQLNWHKGGDAAAMAVGDFRDGFGAGWAAAGAVTTWAEDLSTTWVALAAMTPSDGTSSSNDTLSGPSESCDSSLNRTYAISSSLISFYIPVAIMIVTYTRIYRIAQVQIRRISSLERAAEHAQSCRSNHVDCHHHTSLKSSIRKETKVLKTLSVIMGVFVCCWLPFFILNCMVPFCESPPSDPHAGLPCVSETTFNIFVWFGWANSSLNPIIYAFNADFRKVFSNLLGCSQFCSSTPVETVNISNELISYNQDTLFHKEIVTAYVNMIPNVVDCEENREDPFDRMSQISPDPEVATDSVCELDCEGEISLGKITPFTPNGLH, translated from the coding sequence ATGCTGCGGGGCGGCCGGAGCCCGCTGCAGCCCGCGGCGGGGTCCCCCGGAGGGGTCCGGGTGTCGTCGGGAGCCCCCGGGGCGGCGCAGGTGGCGGCGGGCAGTTTGCTCGCTCTGCTCATCCTCTGGACGCTGTTTGGGAACGTGTTGGTGTGCGCGGCCATCGTCCGCTACAGGCACCTGAGAAGCAAGGTCACCAACATCTTCATCGTGTCCCTGGCCGTGTCGGAcctgctggtggctctgctcGTCATGCCCTGGAAGGCGGTGGCGGAGGTGGCCGGGTATTGGCCCTTCGGGGCTTTCTGCAACGTCTGGGTGGCCTTCGATATTATGTGCTCCACGGCCTCCATCCTCAACCTGTGTGTGATTAGCGTGGACAGGTACTGGGCGATCTCGAGCCCGTTCCGCTATGAGAGGAAGATGACCCAGCGGCTGGCTCTGCTGATGATTGGTGTGGCGTGGGCTCTGTCCGTGCTCATCTCCTTCATCCCCGTTCAGCTCAACTGGCACAAaggtggggatgctgctgccatgGCTGTTGGGGATTTCAGAGATGGGTTTGGCgctggctgggcagcagcgggTGCTGTCACCACCTGGGCGGAAGACTTGAGCACCACGTGGGTGGCATTAGCAGCAATGACACCCTCTGATGGGACCTCCAGCAGCAACGATACCCTCTCTGGACCATCAGAGAGCTGTGACTCCAGCCTCAATAGGACTTACGCTATTTCCTCCTCCTTGATCAGTTTTTACATCCCTGTGGCTATCATGATAGTTACCTACACCCGGATCTACCGCATTGCCCAGGTGCAGATCCGTCGGATCTCTTCCCTGGAGAGGGCAGCCGAGCACGCGCAGAGCTGCCGGAGCAACCACGTTGACTGCCACCATCACACAAGCCTCAAGTCCTCCATcaggaaagaaaccaaagtgTTGAAGACTCTCTCTGTTATCATGGGTGTCTTTGTCTGCTGCTGGTTGCCGTTCTTCATTTTGAACTGCATGGTTCCCTTCTGTGAGAGCCCACCAAGCGACCCCCACGCAGGTCTTCCCTGCGTCAGCGAGACCACCTTTAATATATTTGTCTGGTTTGGTTGGGCCAACTCCTCTCTCAACCCCATCATCTATGCCTTCAATGCTGACTTTAGgaaggtcttctccaacctccTGGGATGCAGCCAGTTTTGCTCTAGTACTCCAGTGGAGACCGTTAATATAAGCAACGAGCTTATCTCTTACAACCAGGACACCCTTTTCCACAAGGAGATAGTGACTGCTTATGTTAACATGATCCCAAATGTGGTTGACTGTGAGGAGAATCGTGAGGACCCTTTTGACAGGATGTCCCAGATCTCCCCTGACCCTGAGGTTGCCACCGACTCTGTCTGTGAGCTGGACTGCGAGGGGGAGATTTCACTAGGCAAAATAACACCTTTCACTCCAAATGGTTTACATTAA